In Pectobacterium actinidiae, the DNA window TAGCTGGCACCCAGCATACTGACGATTTCGTCGTTCTTATCTGCTTTATTGATTGGATAGAGAACTTTAAAACCCGCAAAACCGAGATTTTTAACGGCTTCAGGATCGTGATTAACGGAACCAAAATCAAAGTACTCAGGAGAGTATTTAATCTCATCAACCGTTGTCGCCGTGACTTCATTAATTTTCACAGGAGTATCGAAATACATCCCCTGATGGTAGAACTGGAGCTTGAAAGGCGTCTGTACATTATTCCAGTATGACTTATCGTTATTGAAACGAATTTGCTGATAGTCCGCAAATTTCATATCACGGAATTGCGCAGGAAGATTACTTTTCGGCGCTTCAAAACCCTTTTGTGCCAGCTTTTCAGCCTGCTGTGCCACATCATCAATAGAAAATGCCCAAGCAGGCACTGCGCTTACAGACAGCATAATGGCGGCGGACAGCCAGCGAAGGCTAGCAACCCGCTGTTTAAACCCAAATTTATTATCCAGCACAGCTCCCCCTGTTGGTGTGCTTCAATCAACTAAAATCCATATTAATGGATAAGTTAGCTTTCCTACAACTTGATAAAGATATTGTTCATCATAATAGGTCAGCGTTTAAACAACGAGAACGCTAAAGCATGATAAACCGGGTTGTAAAAATGGAAAACAGCCACGGACTATAGCGAATATCGACCTGCGCGTGCGTAGGATTATTCCGTTTACGCCCGTGCAATTTCCTGATGAGTCATTGATAGAAATCAGAACGAATAGCGGCAGCGCTTCATATGTCACGTGCAATATGTCGGGCATAAACATTTGTGTAACAATGCCGGGGCAAGTAAAGTACACTCCCTGACTGAACCCGGTATTGTTGAATTAAGACTGCTATGCTTTTGTCCGCGCTACGACGGCGAAGTTTCCCAGCCTGGGTCGGCATCTTCGCTATTTTGACCATCTTCATTGCACCAGTGATTTCACAAACACAGGTGCTTCATGGGGCTCATGCCCATGAAAATGGTACCAGCACGCCAGATTCTACTACTACACATCGTTCAACTACTGCACATACGACCAGCGCGCATGATACAGCCGCGTCCGCTCGCGAGAGTATAGCCGAACCGCATCATAATCATACCGGACATGCAATGTCCGGGCATCACGCGACGCAATCACACCACTCTTCGCCGTCCATGATGATGGACCATGCTGCTTGTGGTTACTGTGTACTCTTTTCGTATACGCCAGCGTTGTTCGCAACAGGCTCTCCCACTCCCATACTGACAGCGTCTTTATCGGAAGTACTGGTTATTCATTTTATCTCCCGTATTGTCCTTCCTGAACGTTATGCTTCTCCTGTCGTTCGCGCCCCGCCTTTCTGAATCACGCATCATCATGCTCATGTGCATTTATAACGCATCGCGCTATACCCTTTCAGGTATGGCGTTTGATCATTTTTTTGCTAAGTGATTTCAGAGGGTTTTATGTCACACCCTAATCAGGCCTCAGCCGCCGCCTCCAGCGCGCGTCCAGCCGCAGAAACTGCGTCGGATAAACATACGATGGATAACGTATCGCCACGTGCCGCAATCGTTGCCCTGTTCATCCGGCTTCATTTTTATATCGGTCTTTTTGTCGGCCCTTTTATTTTCGTCGCGGCTCTGACAGGGACGCTGTATGTCCTGACACCCCAGATTGAAAACCGGCTGTATTCGCACCAGCTTTTCACCGAAAGCCAGGGCACGCAGCACTCTCTGGCTGAGCAAATCCATGCTGCACAGGCGGGGCTCGCTCACCGTCAGGATGCAAAATTACTTGCGATACGCCCTGCGCCTGCCGTGGGAGAAACCACCCGCGTCATGTTTGCCTTGCCTGAGTTGGGGCCATCGGAAAGCCGCGCCGTTTTCATCGATCCTGTTTCACTGGAAAATCGCGGCAGTGAGATCGTTTACGGCACCAGCGGCATCCTGCCATTTCGTACCTGGCTTGATTACCTGCACCGCGGGCTGCTGTTAGGTGATATCGGGCGCACTTACAGCGAGTTGGCAGCATCCTGGCTGTGGGTCGCAGCGTTGGGCGGCATGGTTATCTGGTGGTCAACCCGACATCTGTCGTCAACGACCAAACGGCGGAAATTAAAAAATAGCCAGACAGCGGCGGCCAAGACGCAGCGTTTGCGCCACTGGCACGCCACGATGGGGCTGACCCTTGTGCTTGGTTTGCTCTTTTTCTCCGTAACGGGGTTAACCTGGTCACAATGGGCGGGAAGCAATATTTCTGTCGCGCGAACCACGCTAGGGTGGCAGACCCCATCGGTGAATACACAGTTGCCCACACCGATGTCTCATCACGATATGATGCACGCTCACGATATGGCGATGACGACAGATGAGCACGCTGAACACCATGCGTCGATGCCAATGGGGGATGTCGAAGCCTCTTCGCCTGCATTATTTGATGAGGTGTTGGCTATCGCACGTCATGCTGGAATTGATGCCAATAAAATCGAAATCCGCCCTGCCACCAAGCCGCATCGTGCATGGACCGTCAGTGAGATCGAGCGTTCATGGCCGACACAGGTTGATGCCGTATCAGTTAACCCCGATACGCTGGATATTGTAGACAAAACCGATTTCAACACCTTCCCGCTTGCCGCCAAACTCACCCGCTGGGGAGTAGATGCGCATATGGGGGTGTTATTCGCTTTACCCAACCAACTCATCCTCGCGGCGTTTGGTCTTGGGCTCTGTACGATGATTGTATGGGGTTATCGAATGTGGTGGATACGTCGTCCAAAATCTCGCCATGACGCTAATCCGATCAACACGCTGACAGCAGCATGGTTGGTGGTTCCTGTCTTTCAGCGAGTGTTGATTACGCTTATAACGCTACTCGTGGCAGTGAGCTTGCCCGTCATGGGGATCAGCCTGCTTATCTTCCTGCTCATTGACGTTGTTCGGTGGTCGATGAATCATCCGAAGCAAACTATCGCTAAACCCTGATTTCCCGACTGTCATCATCGCTCGATACAGCAATAAAAAACCGCCATTGTGCTACACAATTCGTGTAATACAATGGCGGTAATTAGCAAGACACGATTAGCGAGAAAGCGTTAGAACGTCGTCCAATCCGCCAGCTCACCTTTAGCAGACGTTTTTTCCGTACGGACACTTTTAGGTGCAGCCAGCGCAGGCGCTTCTGCTTTTCTACTTAACGCAGCGCTTTTATACGATGCGCCAAGATTGAACACACTGACCGTACGCGCGAGGCTATTGGCCTGATCCTGCAAAGAGAGTGCTGCGGCGGCAGATTCTTCAACCAATGCGGCGTTTTGCTGGGTTGTCGTATCAATCTGCCCAACAGCCAGGTTGATCTGGTTGATTCCATCGCTTTGCTCACGACTGGCCTGTGCTATTTCGCTGATGATTCCCGTTACGCCCTGCACGTTCGTCACCAATGAGTTCATCGTGACGCCCGTTTCTTCTACCAGCCCCATGCCGTCCTGTACTTTCTTGAACGAATCATCGATAAGCTCTTTGATTTCTTTTGCCGCCGTAGCACTGCGCTGAGCCAACGCCCGGACCTCGCTGGCAACCACGGCAAACCCTCTGCCCTGTTCACCCGCTCGTGCCGCTTCAACAGCTGCATTCAGTGCCAGAATGTTGGTTTGGAATGCAATGCCATCAATCACACCGATAATTTCCGCCATACGTTGTGACGAATCGCGGATACCGCGCATTTCCTGCGTTACCGTTTCCATCATCGCACCGCTTTTTTTCACCGTTTCAGACGCGCTGGCCGCAAGGTCTGTTGCCTGCGTCGTATTATCTGCGGTATTTCTTATCGTCGATGTCAATTGTTCCATTGATGACGCCGTTTCTTCCAGCGAGCTTGCCTGTTCTTCGGTTCGGGCAGACAGATCCTGATTCCCTGCGGCAATTTGCGATGCCGCACTAGAGATCGTTTCAGCGCCATCCCGCACCTGACTGACAATTTGTCTTAAGCTACTGTTCATATTATTCAAGGCAGATAACAGTTGACCGGTTTCATCTTTACGTTCGGTATAGATTTCAGAGGTCAGATCGCCTTTCGCGACATTTTCGGCCACGCCCAGCGCTTCTTGTATAGGCTGAGTTACACTGCGGGTAATCAGTGAAGCAATAATCAACCCAGCCAGCGCACTGATGATAATGATCGTAGCGAGAACCATCAGCGCATTTTTGTAACTTTCCCCCACCGCTTGCGCTGAGGATGACATTTTATCATCCTGTATATCAATGAACTCGTTAACTTTGCTGGTGTATTTCGCTTGAGTAACACGCGTTATATTGAAGTACTCTTCGGCAGCGGCGTCGGTGCTCCCTGCCACGACCAGTGACGAGAGTTTATTCGCTGAATCAAGGAAATCGCGTCGGATATCACTAATATCACGCAGTACCGCAACAGATTTATCATCATTGACAGACTGGTTTAGATATTCCATGAGTTCAGATATTTTCCCTGAACGTTCTTTGTTCAACGCCAACTGTTTATTAATTTCACTTTCTGATTTGAGTAATAACAACAGCTGTTGATTATTGAGGTAACCGTTCAACTCATCAATGAGCTTGTTACTTTTGACGGTGAGTGGATAGTTTTGCGAAACAATTTCATCCATTTTTTCGTGAAAATCACTTAGTTTTGAAATTGCAACGCTGCCAATTACCAAAAGCATTAATACCAGAAAGGAAAACCCCGCTCCTAATCGATATCCTATACGCCAGTTGGATAAACTCATTAACATCTCCTTAATTAATTTTCTCTATCTGTATAAAAGCATATAATTAAAAAATTAATACTTATTCAATAAATACAGATAGCTCCAATACTCTTTTTCATAACAAAAAAACACATTTCTGGACAGATTATTCATATGCCCTAGTGAGAGACATAAAAAATATGTAGGTCGACATGCTTATCAAACCACATCCATCATGGCGCAGTCGAATTGGTCTAACCAGATACAGTGCGCATTACCAGGTTTATGAACATACTGGCAAGAGAAAAACGTCATACTTTACACCCCATCTTTCATCACACCGCAGCTCGGCTGTTCACATCTCATACGCCATAAAACCCACGAACATTACCACTGCTAAAATGAGTGGTTAAATAGCAGCGACAAGGGTGAATAAAAATCAGAACACGCCTTGCTTACGCCGAAGGTGGTATCGGCCTTTTGTAGATAATCTTTATATTTTCTAACTTATCTATTTAATATCTATTAAATCGATCATTTTTTTAAAATCTATCTATTTACAAGATATATCTATTTTATAAAAATAAATATTGCATTTAGAATGTAACAATAAAACCAAAAAAATAAATAATAATAATTTTCTATATATTTAAATAAATATTGTTTGAATTTATATTTAACTGCATACAGGAAATAGCGAGATATGAAAAACGAGGTGAATGGCGTCGGATAAGGTCCTTTCCAATGATATTCACGCGTTATATCCGTCATACTTCAAGTTGCATGTGCGTTGGCTGCGTTAATCGCCCTAGAGGGCTAACGCTTCGCGTTGTTCAAAACGTTAACGTTTTGTCCTGAAACTCGAATTATTTGGGGTATATACGAACATCAAGAATGAGCAAAAGACTCACCCAGACACCTTTTTATCAAGGCGTCTGGGTGATTTAATTTTGTTCTTTATTCTTTAAATCAATCAGAGATCAGAATCATATTCCAGCATTACTTTTTCTTGGAGGTCGCTTTAGATTTACCTTTCAGTAATTCTCGGAGTTTCTTGAGTTCTTTCTGCGTCAATGGTGCTTCTGCACCCACTTCCTCCGTACCCTGGCTGTCCACCGATTTAGGCGACAGCTCAGAGACCTGATGGCTTTCATCAAAACTTCTCAGCAACCGGGCGCTCACTTCCGCACTGAGGGATACCTCGTTTTCCAAGGCAGCGGCTTTGATTTTTTCTTTCAGCTCTGGGGAAATTTTCAGGGACAGGCTAGATATCTCACTCATTTTATTACCTTTCTGATGGGGTAAAATAGTAAGCTATGACAGCCAGCCTACAATGTCCATACTGAAATAAAAATTTAATATTTCTGTCACAGAAATAGTTTAATTGATTTCTTAGCAAAGAGATTATTATTTCGCTATTTTTATTTTTCTGTCGAATGCTATGTATTTCCCTTTTTCATTCTCCAGTCATCAATCATTTTTCTGGTCACGTCATCTTTGTAACAAATTGGCGAATAGCCTCCTGCCCGGCTCCATGCGCTACGCTTACCGCACTTGCTACCATTACGTGCTGAATTATAAGGACAAGGGCAATTACCGGAATAAGAAGAAATCGATTCCTGAATAATCTTTTCTTTGATCTGTTCATCAGAAATCCGAGAATTTTTCGCCATACTAGGTGTAGAAACAGAAAGCAGGGCTACAGCACACACCATCGCAACAGCCAGTGTTGTTTTCATACCGAAGGTCTCATTTTAACCAGAGGATAGTAACTGTAGTACAAAATACACACCGCAGAGCGGTGCCTCACGACGACCCATTATGGGTTAAAAAATTGATCATAAAATATTAACAACATAAAATGCAGGCGCTTCGAGGATAAAAGGAAATAAACGTGCCACATCACTCCCTCTGGGAACTCATCAAACTTACCTACATGATCGGTTTTGTCGTTTCCTTGATCGTTACTTTCTTGTTAAGTAAAGACAAATCCTTACTCATTCGATTCTTTGCCTCATTAATCGTGGGGCTAACCTGGCCGTTGAGCTTTCCCGTTGTCCTGCTGTTTTCCATTTTTTGAAGCGGCGTTTCTCTTCCATACAACGCGTATGGTGACTCAATGCAGCAACGCCTATGCTCGCTTTTTAGAAGGAATACCCCACGATGAGTAACATTCTAATCAGCGCCTGTCTGTCCGGCTTCCCTGTACGCTATAACGGTACTGAAAAGAAATCTGTCGGCGAATACCTTGCGCAGTGGCGACAACAGGCCAGACTGATTACGTTTTGCCCAGAGCTTGCTGCGGGTTTCTCAACGCCCAGACCTTCAGCAGAAATTATTCCTGCCCCGGGTGGCAATTCGGTCATTAAGGCTGGTGCAAAAGTTGTCGAAGCAACCGGTGGCGATGTAACCGAGCGTTATATCCTGGGAGCCTGGCTAACACTACAAATGGCACAACAGCATAACTGCCGCTACGCTCTGCTTACAGAAGGAAGCCCATCCTGCGGCAGCCGCATCATATATAGCGGACGATTTGATGGTTCACAAACGGCAGGCAGCGGCGTCACCGCAGAATTGCTGCGCCACCACGGTATCGAAGTGTTTTCCGATCGCGAGATCGATCGGTTGATCGAACGCGTTGAATATTGCGATAGCCAGACTGACGCATAGTGTCGCTGCTGCCCCATAACCAAACGCGGCAGCAGCGTTATGCAAAAACTAACGGACAACTAACACTGACATTTTCGCATGGCGAACAATAGCGGCAGCATTTGAGCCAAGCAGATAGGTTTTCACATTCGGTCGCCGTGAACCGATAACGATTAAATCTGCATTCATCTCTTCTGCTAGCGCTAACACTTCGTCTCTGGCCGATCCGAAGCTGACACTGCATGTCAAACGCGATGCAGGAAGATCGATTGTTTTCATCAGTGATTTCAGTTTGTCATTGGCTTTCACCACCGCCTCATTCTCAAACTCTTTTATGCCAAAAGAATAAGCAGATAAAAATGCTGACGCATCCGGGAGGGAATGAAAGAGGTGGATTGCAGCTCCCGACATTTTAGCTAACCTGACTGCATGCGTCAGCGCGTGTGTGGTGAGTTCATCTTCTTCTATATCTACTGGCACCAGGATGCTCGTGTACATAATCACCTCTCCCTATCGTGGATAACTGATTATCTGTCAGCCTGTAAGAAGCGTAGTCTGCTCCTCGTCAGCAGAATATGATCCTGTTCACTTTTACGCATGTTGCCTGCAATTTTTATCCTAATCTGCGCATAAAGCGAGTCGTTAGCTCACCGCAATGTTGATTCAAAGCGACCGTGAATAGATACGTGACGACTCACCCCAAGGGTGATGCCCCATTCCCGTAAAGTGAAACGCATACCGTTCATAAAAACCGCACAGATCCGTACATAAATGCAGCTTAGAAAAACCCATACGACGGGTTTCCTCTGCAAGACGTTCGATAATCCGCCCCGCATAACCGTTGCCACGATGACGCTCTTCAACGTAAAGCGCACACAGCCAGGGATAAAGATCCATACGGCTGATGAAATCATTAGTGATTAACCCTGCGCCACCAATAATATGTCCATCTTTTTCCAGCAAATACCAATCAGGCAATGGGTTTTCGGCATCAATGCAGTGGTTAATACAGTCTTCATAAAGCATCAACGTGTCATCTGACGCCCAATGGCGTTGAAAATAATGAACGGCCCGTTCTTTGTACTCGGGCTGATTTCTGACAGAAATAATAGTCAACATAGGGCTAGCGGCCTGCCTTCCATGAAGCAATGATGTGTTCTGTTGTTTCTACCGTAATCGTGTTACCCGGAATAATAAAATGCCGCCACACGTCGTTGTAATGCGT includes these proteins:
- a CDS encoding DUF2946 domain-containing protein, coding for MLLSALRRRSFPAWVGIFAILTIFIAPVISQTQVLHGAHAHENGTSTPDSTTTHRSTTAHTTSAHDTAASARESIAEPHHNHTGHAMSGHHATQSHHSSPSMMMDHAACGYCVLFSYTPALFATGSPTPILTASLSEVLVIHFISRIVLPERYASPVVRAPPF
- a CDS encoding PepSY-associated TM helix domain-containing protein, which produces MSHPNQASAAASSARPAAETASDKHTMDNVSPRAAIVALFIRLHFYIGLFVGPFIFVAALTGTLYVLTPQIENRLYSHQLFTESQGTQHSLAEQIHAAQAGLAHRQDAKLLAIRPAPAVGETTRVMFALPELGPSESRAVFIDPVSLENRGSEIVYGTSGILPFRTWLDYLHRGLLLGDIGRTYSELAASWLWVAALGGMVIWWSTRHLSSTTKRRKLKNSQTAAAKTQRLRHWHATMGLTLVLGLLFFSVTGLTWSQWAGSNISVARTTLGWQTPSVNTQLPTPMSHHDMMHAHDMAMTTDEHAEHHASMPMGDVEASSPALFDEVLAIARHAGIDANKIEIRPATKPHRAWTVSEIERSWPTQVDAVSVNPDTLDIVDKTDFNTFPLAAKLTRWGVDAHMGVLFALPNQLILAAFGLGLCTMIVWGYRMWWIRRPKSRHDANPINTLTAAWLVVPVFQRVLITLITLLVAVSLPVMGISLLIFLLIDVVRWSMNHPKQTIAKP
- a CDS encoding methyl-accepting chemotaxis protein, with the protein product MSLSNWRIGYRLGAGFSFLVLMLLVIGSVAISKLSDFHEKMDEIVSQNYPLTVKSNKLIDELNGYLNNQQLLLLLKSESEINKQLALNKERSGKISELMEYLNQSVNDDKSVAVLRDISDIRRDFLDSANKLSSLVVAGSTDAAAEEYFNITRVTQAKYTSKVNEFIDIQDDKMSSSAQAVGESYKNALMVLATIIIISALAGLIIASLITRSVTQPIQEALGVAENVAKGDLTSEIYTERKDETGQLLSALNNMNSSLRQIVSQVRDGAETISSAASQIAAGNQDLSARTEEQASSLEETASSMEQLTSTIRNTADNTTQATDLAASASETVKKSGAMMETVTQEMRGIRDSSQRMAEIIGVIDGIAFQTNILALNAAVEAARAGEQGRGFAVVASEVRALAQRSATAAKEIKELIDDSFKKVQDGMGLVEETGVTMNSLVTNVQGVTGIISEIAQASREQSDGINQINLAVGQIDTTTQQNAALVEESAAAALSLQDQANSLARTVSVFNLGASYKSAALSRKAEAPALAAPKSVRTEKTSAKGELADWTTF
- a CDS encoding GhoT/OrtT family toxin, whose translation is MPHHSLWELIKLTYMIGFVVSLIVTFLLSKDKSLLIRFFASLIVGLTWPLSFPVVLLFSIF
- a CDS encoding DUF523 domain-containing protein, which gives rise to MSNILISACLSGFPVRYNGTEKKSVGEYLAQWRQQARLITFCPELAAGFSTPRPSAEIIPAPGGNSVIKAGAKVVEATGGDVTERYILGAWLTLQMAQQHNCRYALLTEGSPSCGSRIIYSGRFDGSQTAGSGVTAELLRHHGIEVFSDREIDRLIERVEYCDSQTDA
- a CDS encoding universal stress protein, which gives rise to MYTSILVPVDIEEDELTTHALTHAVRLAKMSGAAIHLFHSLPDASAFLSAYSFGIKEFENEAVVKANDKLKSLMKTIDLPASRLTCSVSFGSARDEVLALAEEMNADLIVIGSRRPNVKTYLLGSNAAAIVRHAKMSVLVVR
- a CDS encoding GNAT family N-acetyltransferase, which codes for MLTIISVRNQPEYKERAVHYFQRHWASDDTLMLYEDCINHCIDAENPLPDWYLLEKDGHIIGGAGLITNDFISRMDLYPWLCALYVEERHRGNGYAGRIIERLAEETRRMGFSKLHLCTDLCGFYERYAFHFTGMGHHPWGESSRIYSRSL